From Montipora foliosa isolate CH-2021 chromosome 6, ASM3666993v2, whole genome shotgun sequence, a single genomic window includes:
- the LOC138005336 gene encoding uncharacterized protein, with translation MASGFNLPPPAPLAIHDQNAADKWKKFRLAWTSYALAEELGKKSEAVQVATLLTVIGEEARDVYSTFTGWADEAGANKIAPVLQKFAEYCQPRKNVPFKRYRFNRRTEEAGESYDQYKTALRKLAESCDFDTITPDEMLRDHLVFGIRDSKVRERLLRESNLSLAKTDEICRASESMQSQMKIVGDLTKPEANKVEQPNWRKSKKTPRRRPQQGQGRRGKECEKCGYQHQENWESCPAIGQECLKCGKRNHFASRCKSKEVKATDLIEDEEAGEMYQIEVAAVKLDDSQLVTLKLESGNFIRFQPDTGAQCNVLPLQVYRKASKDEKLEG, from the coding sequence ATGGCATCGGGATTTAACTTACCGCCGCCGGCGCCGCTCGCTATTCATGATCAGAACGCCGCGGATAAATGGAAGAAATTTCGTCTAGCGTGGACAAGCTATGCGCTAGCTGAGGAGCTAGGCAAGAAGTCGGAAGCCGTCCAAGTCGCTACTCTTCTGACGGTCATAGGAGAGGAGGCTCGTGATGTGTACTCGACATTCACAGGCTGGGCCGACGAAGCGGGCGCCAACAAAATCGCTCCGGTGTTGCAAAAGTTTGCCGAGTATTGTCAGCCACGAAAGAACGTCCCATTCAAGCGATATCGATTTAATCGCCGAACTGAAGAAGCGGGAGAAAGCTATGACCAATACAAGACCGCGCTTCGTAAGCTCGCAGAGAGTTGTGACTTCGACACAATAACCCCCGACGAAATGCTCAGAGATCATTTGGTTTTCGGCATACGTGATTCGAAAGTGAGAGAGCGCCTGTTGCGAGAGTCGAATCTTAGCCTCGCGAAGACAGATGAGATTTGCCGCGCCTCCGAAAGTATGCAATCACAGATGAAAATCGTTGGAGACCTCACCAAACCGGAGGCAAACAAAGTAGAGCAGCCTAACTGGCGAAAATCCAAGAAAACTCCTCGAAGACGACCACAGCAAGGCCAGGGGCGGCGCGGAAAAGAGTGTGAAAAATGTGGATATCAACACCAGGAAAACTGGGAATCCTGTCCCGCGATCGGGCAGGAATGCCTGAAATGTGGAAAGCGAAACCACTTCGCATCCAGGTGCAAGTCGAAGGAAGTTAAAGCGACCGATCTTATAGAAGATGAGGAGGCTGGTGAGATGTACCAAATAGAGGTAGCGGCCGTGAAGCTTGACGATTCACAACTAGTGACACTGAAGCTAGAGTCTGGTAACTTCATCCGTTTCCAACCCGACACTGGGGCCCAGTGTAACGTGCTGCCACTACAGGTTTACAGGAAGGCGTCTAAAGATGAGAAACTTGAAGGTTAA